One stretch of Thioclava sp. GXIMD4216 DNA includes these proteins:
- a CDS encoding tetratricopeptide repeat protein, whose product MRDWIVISTLCFSLQTLALPANADIKTGVDALQANDPETAAREFQDSFESGDADGAFYLGRMFEMGLGTAPDVGRAAQLFQAAADKNSALAQNRLGLMYLDGQGVIRDYNTGAKLVCDAAAAGEENGEFNCGVVLMEGRGIDKDPTRALTLWEQAADKGHIAATNLLALNLKSGEFVTADPARAFSLFSKTAEQGNAMGLYEVAVALNEGVGTETDKVKAYTYANIAAARQHPEAPALRDAIEKELTPEQVTEGQKAARAWIEAAQAKADADPTEN is encoded by the coding sequence ATGCGCGACTGGATTGTCATCTCCACCCTTTGTTTTTCGCTTCAAACCCTCGCATTACCCGCCAATGCCGATATCAAGACTGGGGTAGATGCTCTCCAAGCTAATGATCCAGAGACCGCCGCGCGCGAGTTTCAAGACAGCTTCGAATCTGGTGATGCTGACGGAGCGTTCTATCTGGGGCGGATGTTCGAGATGGGTTTGGGAACTGCCCCCGATGTAGGCCGCGCAGCACAACTGTTTCAGGCTGCAGCCGATAAAAACTCGGCATTGGCGCAGAACCGACTAGGGCTGATGTACCTCGACGGACAAGGCGTTATCCGCGACTATAATACCGGTGCCAAACTCGTCTGTGACGCCGCCGCGGCAGGCGAAGAAAATGGCGAATTTAATTGCGGTGTAGTGTTGATGGAGGGCCGCGGCATCGATAAGGACCCAACGCGCGCACTGACGCTTTGGGAGCAGGCCGCCGACAAAGGCCATATCGCGGCGACAAACCTTTTGGCGCTGAACCTCAAGTCAGGAGAATTCGTCACGGCCGATCCGGCACGAGCCTTCTCGCTCTTCTCAAAAACCGCTGAGCAAGGCAATGCGATGGGGCTCTATGAGGTGGCAGTCGCGCTGAACGAAGGTGTGGGTACCGAAACTGACAAGGTCAAGGCCTATACCTATGCCAATATCGCCGCCGCGCGGCAGCATCCTGAGGCTCCCGCCCTGCGCGACGCAATCGAGAAAGAACTCACCCCCGAACAAGTCACCGAAGGCCAGAAGGCGGCGCGTGCCTGGATTGAGGCCGCGCAGGCCAAGGCCGACGCTGACCCCACCGAGAACTAA